Genomic segment of Mastomys coucha isolate ucsf_1 unplaced genomic scaffold, UCSF_Mcou_1 pScaffold5, whole genome shotgun sequence:
CCCTTCGTTCCACATAAGGACCCCGCCAACTCCCAAGCCCTTCTCCTCAGGAAGCCTGGAGACTCTATAGTGCCTGTCTCGAGCCACTCCCTAATGAGTTCCCACCTCCACTTACCACCAGGGAATCCACCGGCAGCCTCTTGAAAGTGGCTATGTCTATGCTCACATTGTGCTGGCTGAGGGCCCGCAGGTCCTCCATGGAGGCCCCACCTGCAGGTGTTGAGGCCTCAGTTTGAAACTCACAGCACAACACAGTCCCACTCTTGACTAGCACACTCACGACTTCTCAGAGATGATCTTCTACCTAGGCAAGCCCAAGCCCTTATATGCTCAGCAACCATCTGGACTACTGGGGTCAGAAGGGGTCGGAGAGCCAAAGTCATCAGTAACAGATCCCACTTACACCCaagggtggggcagggagagggtagGACTTGGCATATGACTATGGGGTCTTCAGTATTCCTGTAGTGGCCACCCCTCCTGTGTGCCTTGACTCACCCAGGAATGTCCTGATTTTCTCGAAGTATTCCAGCCTGCTCACGTTCTGGAAGGCTGAGCAGGCTTTCTGATAGAGGATacccagatgcctctggctgcacTTGTCCAGGTCTTGGGGCCCAACCAGCCTGAGGGACATTGTAGGACATGGCAGGGACCAGGAAGCTCTGCATATCCACTCAGCCCTGCGGACACCCGAACTCACCACATAACACTGGAGGGTATAGAGTGCAGATCTTGGGGGTTGAAGTCACATAGGTAGCTTAACGGGATGTCACCCAGGGCTTTTACTATGTCCTCATCCAGCTGGCCTCCTCCCCGAAGATAGCAGGTGACCAAGGCGATCACCTGTGGGAAGAAGCCACTGAGCACTGTGGGACAAGGAAAGATACATTGGCTACCAGGCCACATGCCCCATGAGGTAGATGTTACCTGAGCATCCATCTTTTGTCCTTTGCTGACTTTGAGCAGAGTTTTCACTGTGTCCGGTGAGGTCACATTCCACTGGTGGATGTCCTCAGGGGTAACATATCTGAAGAAGTGACCCAGCTGCTGGATCAGGGACTCAGGATAGCCTTGTGGGTAGGTCTATgggagaaggcaccatgagggCCTGAGTAACTCCTGGAGCTGTAGGCCTAGATACAGCAGGCACGTCGGAGGCCATTAAGAATCACCTTATCCAGTTTGTGCTTGAAGATGTTGAGCTGCTCGTAGGTGAAAGGTATCCCATTCACAAGGTCCATTTGGCTGGCTAGCATGGGACCATCCACACATGCCTCCAGCTCCCAATTCTGGTAGAAGATGAGGTTTTCATCTACCATGTCGGGCTCCTTCCCTGGAGGGCAGGCTTTCTCTACAGGGGTAGGCAAGCGTCAGAGGCTCCTCTcaactctccctcctcccacacctgCCATGACACCATGGCCTCAGTTTACCCATGGACAAAATGGGGCAATCCTATCCACCCTGACCAAGCTGAGGAGAGAGGATGGACCACTGGTAGGAGCAAATGAAACTCTACAGTGCTAGACCCCTTATCCCTACTGTCCTATCTCAGTCTGCTACCCAATAGACATAGCTCTGGGCTCACGTTCTGTGTCCCGCCGGAACcttggatgtggaacagtcagctTAGGCCCCAGCCCGGAAGGGTCTCTGGAGATGCGTTGTAGCCATTCAGCTATGACATCCTGAGGATGGAGCGTGGTGGGTTGAGTCTCAAGACCCAGCAGCCCCAAAGCCAGGGCGGGTAGCAGGACCTTACCTTGGGGGTGCTGAGGACAATGGACTCATCCAACACTGCCAGCAAGCCCTGCAGAGCGTCCAGGGTGGAAACTGACCACTTCGGTGGGGGGCTGTCCAGAAACAAGGACATGGCTCAGAGACCAAGAATGTGGCCCCAGGTAGACATCAGGAGACAGGTACTAGGACAGACAATGCCTTCTGCTGAGAAGTCAGGAGTACAACCTCCCAGGGAACAAGACCTAATAAAATACGGCAGGCAAGACCTGGCCCTAGGGCACCCAGTGTGCCTATGGATAGGCTCACATGTAGCTGCCTATAGGCTAAGCCATTCCTACTCACCCATAGGGGGCTCTTCCACTCCTCAGAACCTCCCTGACTGCCTTTTCCTGGCCTGGGTCCAGGGATCCTCGGCATCCTGCCAGCCAGGGAAGGAGGACTTCGGAAGATTTGGCCACGAATTTCCCCGGCAGGTCACAGGCCAGGCCTCCGAGAGCTCGCACATCTGCCTCACTCACTTGAAATCCATAGACGCCCTGCACACACAGCACTGTCAGTGCCTCAGGGGAACAACCGAGCCCCCTCTGTGCTCTGTCTCAACCTCTAGTCCATGGTACCATTCCAGACCTGGCATTTCAGAGCCTCCATCAGCAGCCTCTGACGCTCCAGAGATCTCCGTGGGAGTACATCTACATCGGCTTTAGAGATGAGGGAGAAGAAGTAGGCACAAGCCTGGCCTGGAAACATGGCTGGGCTATGGAGAGGGGAATATGCTGATTACTGTGTAAGTGtccagacacacagtcacacagacacacagacacaaacacacacataaacaaacacatagacacacagatgtagacacagacacacagacatagacacagacacagacatacagacactgTGAGACttagacaaacacacagacacacacacatacacacaccacattcactAAGTGCCTCCCTGACAAAGCCACCCAGTCACTGCACATTGTAGTTCAAGGCTAGACAAAGGCAGGGTGAAACCAAGTCCCAGCTTGAGGCCTACTTGAGGAAGAGCAGCAGGTCCCGTGGGAGAGCATCCAGTTCCTCGTTGGTGAGGTGTTTAGGAAGGCGACGTGCCAGACAGCGGAGCTGCCGGGAGACCAGGACATGCAGCTCAGAATGTTCTGGTGCATAGCTCTCGAGGATGGCCTGGGGCACCCTAATTCCATTCCACCCTACATGCCACAGGCTGTTCACAGGATTCTGGCTCTGTTCACAGACTGTGGAATGAATCCCACTTCCTCAAGAGCCAGGGACAGGTCTGTCTTGATCTTGAATCCATATAGGCTAAGTCACACTggccttcctctccccatcctgaGTCATACCACCATATCTTGAAGACAGAGCCTTGAAAGACAATGCAAGATCTCCAGGAGAGGGACAGCAAGGTCAGTTCAGACTTAAGGAGGGATAACAGGCCCAGAAGAAAGGCATTCAGATGCCCAGAGAGCTGAGCCCCAGCAGATACACACACCTGGTGGTCAGCTTAGGCAGCAAGAGGAGCTCTGAGGGGAGCCACCAGCCAGGACCAGACCCTGAGTTGGTATCGAAGTGAGCAGTGGTATTCTAGACACTAGTTACCAATCTCCTAGCCACCGTGTATCTCCCTCATACCATCCAAGGACCATAAGTGGGGACCACAGTGGGGGACTGACCTGATGCACCCGGAGCGTGACGTTCCTCTGTCTCACAGCCATAGCCAGCCCCTTGGCATGTTTTGTGCTTAGGCCAGATACCTCACCACATGTGAGGCCAAGGAAGAGGCCTGTGGGGAGACTGGGGACAGGGCTGGGAGTCTGAACCCAACACTGTCCCTCTGGAAGTGCTTCTCTGCCCAGCACACCCTCCCTTCAGAACTCTGGGGTTCTCATGGCCCCCGTTGGGACAGTGACAGCCTGGAGGAAAAGGTACTTGTGCCCTGGGAcacagtccttctcctaactctgaGCCAACCAGGTCGGGAGGGAGTGGGTAGAGAGATCAGTCAAGAAACAGACAGTTTGGGAACCTGGATGTCTGGCACTTGTTCCCTCAGCCCACACGGGCTCCTGAGTGCTCCCAAAGCTGCTGAACCCACCTGGCAAAGTCAGCAGTGCCATTCACAGCATGGAGGAGTGCGGCCTCCTAGGGAGACAAGATCTGACTGACATTTCCCAAGCAGATAGGTGCTTCTTTAGCTAAGAGCTTGGTTTCAGCTGTTTCAAGGTCCAGGTGCTGCCTGAGTCTGGCTACTTCAGGGGCCCAGGACTTAACTCCCAAGGGCTCCACTGCCTCCCAATTCAGCTCCTTCCAGGGTCCAGCTACAGCCAGGGTTCTGCAACTCTCTGGGCTCAGCAACACTTTGCCCACAGCTCTCTTTGAAAACTGACACTAAGGGatggtatgtattcatgtgtaaaGTGCAGAAAACATCGCCCTGCAGCCCCAAGACTAGAATAGAAAATCCTGTTTCCCCCAGAGGACCTCACCTGGCTCGTTCTTGTAGTCTGGGTTTGCAGAAGTGGCATCCACCCTGTGAGCCAGAGGGTGCAAAGCTAAGAGAGACCCGGGCAAAACTGGGCTGCTCTCTGGTCCCAGCCCTCTGCATAGCCCACTGGGTGTAGAGAGAGCTAAGGCCCCTTCACCCCATTGGGTCATATAGCCTATGCTCTGTAGGCCAGGGATCGTCCCCACTAGGAGTGTCCCCACTTTCCAGGCCTTTCACTGTTCTCCTGAAATGCAGGCCACCTAGTGATGGCCCACGGAGAAAGCAAAGGACAGACAGAACCTCATCCAAAGTCCCAACTCACGAAAACCCTGGGTTCCCTTACCTCTACCTAGAAATCAGCTCACCCGGTACTCACCAAGACTaaggagaagcagcaggaagcTTCGGCTGCAGATAGGACTTCCACAGGACCCCAGCAAGAGTTGAGCTATTGGCAAGGCCATGGTCTGTGGATATCAATGACTCTGAGGTCCCCACCTGTCCCACCCCTCAACCCACACCACTGTTTAGAGACAACGTGGGGTCTTTGGGGCCTGTGAAAGCACCTGTCCAACTTCTGGGGCACCTGCAGTAATGTCCACCAGGCAGGCTCGCACACTGACCTCTTGCCAGGCCCGCCCCTAGGAGAACCAGCCCTCCTATTGGGAGGGCCAATGAGTCTGAGTCATCGAGGCCCCTCTGCTATGGAGCCCAGTGGACAGCTGAGCTCACCCTCCATCCTCACAGGGGAGGGCAGGTGCCTGCTCAGGTTGCTACTGGCTCCCTGTTTGTAAGAGGGGCACTGAGAGGTTCAGGCTGGGAATTATGCTGGGCCACCAATAATGACATGTCTTCTATGAGAGTTTTCAAGTTCTGGCATGATCAGAGTAGCAGATGAATAAATGGGTACCAGACAATCCAGTGTCCCCTCTGGGGTGGGATTCAGGGGCTCTGTGGACAGGGTGGTGCGGAGCTAGCTGTTCCTTTGAGAATTGTCCTCCTGAACATGTGTGGCACTGTATTCTAGTTGACTTTGCCTCTGGCCTCTCTTGGCCCCTCATTGCTCAGAATATGGGCTTCTCGTGTCCCCATATATGAGTTTCCTGGACAGCCCAGCAGTGGGGATTGTCTGGGGAGCCCCAGTCCTCACAAGTTAAGAGGCTCCCACACTCAGAAGCCCCAGAGCAGGTAGAGCAGGCTGTGGACCAGGAGATGATGTATAGGGTAGGTGAACCCAGGCAAGAAACATGTCTCAGTTGTCTCCCCCCAGCCCAGGAGACTCTgcagcccaagctagccttaTGTGAAACAAGACCTGTCTATCATCCCTTGTGGGAGCTCCTTAAGAGCCTAGCCTCTACAGGCAGCGTCAGGCCCTGGGATCTTTCACACTCATATCCTAAGAGACGTAGATGGGAGCCACTGTCCCACAGTTACATAGAATTCAAGATTCTGGTGCCCATTCATCTCAGACAAAAAAACACATCCcagtgtgaaaaagaaaaatccacaatGGTTCCATCAGCACTGTGGTATGGGGTCCTAGGGCTGGAGGAACATAGGAGAAGTCATTCAGATGCACCCCACCCCTTATCATCTATGATCAGCATCAATCAGTCAGCATCCACTGCCTACCCCTTATCATCTGTGATCAGCATCTCCTGCTCACTTATCCCCCACACACCTGCTGAGCACTACCTGTATGCTAGGCCTTGCTGGTCCTGTCTAGGACTCTAAGATAGGACCTAGCCATGGAGAAAGCTGACTCTGGCTTTCCCTTATGGCCAGGCAACATTGTCCCTTATTCCCCAGGAGGCTCTGAGCACACCACCAGCTCCTCGGCATGGAGTATGAGGTGAAATGGATGttctccctccagctccctccagctccctccaGCTTGGCAAGTGAAGGGTCACAGTTAAAATAATCacagcctctctctgcttctttgccTGGCGCTTCTGTCTCTACAGCCGCATGCatagcctccccccccccccagcccagtCTAGGGCTTATCCTGAGTGATAGGAAATGAAGTCAGACCACATTCCTTGAAAAGGTCAGGCCTGGgtgggtgagggtgggtgggATCAAAAACCAGGGATGGGTTGTTAACACAGGGGCCACCTGGTTCTGCCTTAAGAACAGAGATATCTTGAggccagctagggttacacaggaAGTGAGGGGCAGTGGGGAGGTGAGTCCTTGCCACTCCCCTTGGTGGAGCAGGGAGGAACACCCATGGTGGGCAGAGAGTGTCTGGCTCTTCTTCTGACAGTTCTCAGAACCTGGGCTGTCCTGACCTTTGGCTAGCTGGGCCAGAGGTGCCAAGAGGCACTGCTGGAGATGAATATTCACCCTACCCACAATGCACTTTGGATGTGAGTAACTACTGATGTCTAAGTTAGCATAGGCTCTCCTGTCACTCTGACCCCCATAAGGCCATCGTGAGCCCCTTAACAATCTGGACACTGGGGGTGTTTCTAGGAAATAAGGTTCCCAGGAAAGTCCCTGGCACCCTGCTATGAGAAGCCCTAGCTGAACTGGAGTTTCCAATCCCAGGTGCCCAGCACCAGGCTGTTACACTTCCTAATGGGAAGTGTGGACCAGGAGTCACTCACAGGAGACTTGTTCATATCGGCTGGCATCCCCGTGACCTATATGCCACTTGACCCTCACTCTGGAGCTCTCTGTGTGCCTCACCCCTGACACCCTAGGGAAAAACCTGGATGGagacagctgtggctgttgccaCAAATGTGCAGTCAGTTCAGCACCATTGTAGGCTCAAGACTCAGGTCCTGGGGAAAGAGATAGCATGAAGAGCCACCCTTTGTTCAGGTCTCTGAGGGTTGTAGTGGAACCAGGGAGAGCATGGTGAGGTGTGCTGGGGCAACAGGGTGTGGAGCAGTCTACATTCCTGACAAATGCCGACAGTCTGTGTACAGCAAGAAGGGAAAGCAGCTGACCAGGTGGGAGATGGCTGCGTTTTATCTCTGCCTATAGCTCAGGTTGCCTGAGTGTGGAGTCCTagcaccctgcccccaccccagatCCCCAGGGGCTGGCTCTATCCATGAAAACACTAATAAGCTGGTCTCTTCtaactcagtttcctcatctaggAATTAGGTGTGGACAGATGGTTCAGCCTCTCCGGATGCCCCAAGAACAAATGAGTCCTGGCCCAGGCATCTGGGAGTGAAGCTTCTCATGGCCTGGGAATGTGTGGGTGGGGATGCTGTACAGAGCTACAGACTGGCCTTAAGCCAGGCCTGAACCACATGGGGGGAAGAGAACTGCTCTCAGTCTTCGCCttggtggggggcgggggtgggggggagaatcAGACTTGGGCTTCCTTCTTACGGTCCTATCTCCAGAGGGGGAACACTGAGAAAGCATATGCCAGCGCTACAAGACCATATCTTTATGGCCTCCCAGCAGGACATCCCACTCATCTCTAGGAACAGGATGCTGAACACAACCAGGCCATAGCTCCTTTTAGATGCTTCCAGATTCAAGCCATGCTGTGGATACCACAGTGGGCGAGCAGTGGGCAGGTAAGAGGGCTTCAAAACACAGGCCCAAGGCTGGGTCAGAGCCACTGGATCCTCATGCTGAGATGACTCAAACCACCTAATCCTGGTGGGGCATCCAGAGGCAAAGCCACCTCAAATGCCACAGTGTCCTTCTCAGCCTTCCGTCCCCACTTAGTGGAGTAACCTGAAAACTAAAAGACCTCACTTTCCCTCCAAACTTTCCAATAATTAGTAActgaagccgggtggtggtgtcgcacatctttaatcccagcacttggaaggcagaggcaggtggatttctgagtttgaggcggcctggtctacagagtgagttccaggacagccaaggctacacagagaaaccctgtctcgaacacccccccccaaaaaccaaTAATTAGTAACTGCTGATTCTTAGTGTAGAATCTGTCCCTGCTTTTAGTATCTATACAAAGAACTAGACAGTGGCCCAGTGCTTCTGCATGCTCACAggaggaggccctgggttccccagtgcacacacacaaaaaacaaaaccctacctACAAAAGCCCTGCTGTTTGCAGAACTGAGTTTACACAGCTCCCATCTCTGACTTTTCTCCATGAATGGGTTTCTATTCTATGAGGTTGGACCCAACCCTAATCTTCCCAGAATTAAACAAAGCTGCCAGGTAGAAGGGTCAGTTTACAAAATCAACAGAGACGTAATAACTAAAAACTGCCAGATGGAACAAACATGTATAATAAGGTGGGAAATAACGTTCACATGTTTTATTGATAAACTCCACAATATGATAATTATTATATAggttggtttatttcattttgattttctaatATTACAGCCAcattcaggagtcagttctctccttcagccATGAGGGACCCCGGGACCAAATTCAGGTTGCCGGGCATCaaacctttacctgctgagccaccttgctgacACAGTCTGATACTgttgactagcctggaacttgctctgtagaccaggctggccttgaactcacagagatctgcctgcctctgcctcctgagtgtgggaagTAAAGGTGGACTTAATCACACCTGgatccttgtttttattttttgagacaggacctcatgtAACCCATACTGGCCTCAAGTTGGATGGCTATAAGAGTTGagcaagggctggcgagatggctcagcgggtaagagcactgactgctcttccaaaggtcctgagtttggatcccagcaaccacatggtggctcacaaccacccataatgagatcagatgtcctcttctggagtgtctgaagacagctacagtgtagctcCAGAGGGAGCGGGacccggcagaggtcctgagttcaacagcagtcacacacatgaagactcatggccatctgtacagttacagtgtactcatatacataaataaaaataaatcttttttaaaaaaaagagttgagcAAATAggaacacctcataaaaataccaaggagccagaaatgtccattaagcctaaggGACGccaaataaaaatactgaaaagccaaggatgtccattaagcctaaagactgAGAGCTCCAGAAAGGTTTActaagcaaacacccatccccaagggatgccaggttccaggaaatgtccctggGAGGGGGTGGGTCTCCCCCTACCCCTTCAATGTGTATCTACTCTTCTCCTGGAGGACAAAGgccaatagaaacaaaagaacaatgggaaaaatAACCAACCCAGTTGTAAGTTGTAATCAGCCCAgttgttctgaaaaggtataaaaaataAGAGCTTTTGTCGGGCAAGCCAaacccagtatactggatcaataaaaacctcaagCTAATTGCATGGATCTCAGTCCCTGTGTCTTCGTGAGTGGGACACCCTTGCCGAATTTAACATGGCTagccagggatgaccttgaacttctctcctacctccacctctgaagtgctggcattacaagtgTTCCttgagcctggtggtggtggcgcctgcctttgatcccagcacttgggaggcagaggcaggtggacttctgcgttcaaggccagcctggtctacacagtgagttccaggacagccagggctgcacagagaaaccctgtattgagaaaccaaaccaaacaaacaaaaaacaaaaaacaaaaaccaagtgtTCCTTGATGTCAAAATTATTGTTGCCTAGGAAAAGAAAGGGCTCCTTGGATAAAAGCGTCTGTCACCAAACCTGGcgaccagagttcaatcctcaggatcGAATGGTGGAGAAAGAGACCTGATTCCAgaagttacatacacacacacacatacacacacacacacacacacacacacacacacacacacaggcacacatatgcacagtaaataaataaatgtaataataacaaagaaattttgcagccgggcagtggtggcacacacctttaatcccagcacttgggaggcagaggcaggtggatttctgagtttgaggccagcctggtctacagagtgagttccaggacagccagggctgcacagagaaaccctgtttcgaagaaggaggaggagaaggaggaggaggaggaggaggaggaggaggaggaggaggaggaggaggaggaggaggaggaggagaagaagaagaagaagaagaagaagaagaagaagaagaagaagaagaagaagaagaagaagaggaagaagaggaagaagaggaagaagaggaagaagaagaagaagttgttttgcttcttttcatcAAAATGTATTCCACATGTTCCATTTGTTCTTGCTGATCTGTGATGGAGGTTACAGGCTTCACCACCTGGGCGAATCTCTTCCAGGTGAGAACAGCCATTCCTGTTGGTTAATGGGCTTTGAAATGTGAAAATGCTCTTTTGCATTTGCTTTAAGAAATGGGTGTGAGCCTAAATGAAACACCTGCCACAAGTGTGCATGGGGATGGGATTCACCTTGGCCACACAGGACATAAAGCATGTTGTAATTCCAACAGTGTCAGTTGCTGAAATGTCGGCATCCATTGTGTCTGCTTCCACAGTACCTGTTTCTAAGGCGCATGCTCCCATGGTACAGACTTCCATGGTACATGCTTCCACAACATTGTAGAACACCTCTAAGTAATAAAATTCATCAGATTAGCTGTGCCTGCTTACAAACAGGCATCATAGTCAGGCTTATGACCTTCCCCCATAGAAGAAGAGTGTGAGAAGTGTCACTGGACACTCGCCTGAGTATACAGCTGGTCCTCCACTTACATGCAATTTTGCCCTAACTGCATGTGGCCTCGGGGTCGGGCTATGGAAGGTTATCGGAGAGGTAGAGGGTAACATCTCTTTGGCCATGAAGGAGCTGTCAACCATGTTGGGTGTAGACCCTCCAATGCTACTGCTCTAGGGCCACCCACACTCCTGCCCTAACCTATCATCCATGCCCTTTAAGAAAGCTGAATAAAGctgtcccagcacccaggaggcagagacagatggatctcccgagtttgagactagcctggtctaaagagtgaattacaggacagccagggctacacagagaaaccctgtctgtgggtttgggtgggggagagagagagagacagacagacagaccgagtGTGGGGTGCAGCAAGCCTAATAAACTCCATTCTGGTTCCTGTAGTGTAAACTATGGTATGGTGGTACTTTGGTTTGTGGTTGGGACCTTCTCAGGAAGAAATGAAGACTGTTTGCATCGCCCTAGAAAAGGAATTCTCACAACACAGTACCTATTTCTCATGGAAGTACAGCTTTCCCTTGCAATTTTATATTCAACGCATTAAGGAACATTGTAAACTGGGTGAGGTGGCTcccacttgtaatcctagcaccaggaagcaggaggcaggagaatgccCATGAGCTTAACACCAGCCTAAACAACGTAGtaagttaagaaagaaaagaaacattgttgTTGAAGTTGTTGATACTCAAGGCCATTCAGTATTGGATAACAACTCCTTCCAGTTTGGAAGAACCAAGGCACACCTGGCACACC
This window contains:
- the LOC116077383 gene encoding mesothelin isoform X2; protein product: MALPIAQLLLGSCGSPICSRSFLLLLLSLGWMPLLQTQTTRTSQAALLHAVNGTADFASLPTGLFLGLTCGEVSGLSTKHAKGLAMAVRQRNVTLRVHQLRCLARRLPKHLTNEELDALPRDLLLFLNPAMFPGQACAYFFSLISKADVDVLPRRSLERQRLLMEALKCQGVYGFQVSEADVRALGGLACDLPGKFVAKSSEVLLPWLAGCRGSLDPGQEKAVREVLRSGRAPYGPPPKWSVSTLDALQGLLAVLDESIVLSTPKDVIAEWLQRISRDPSGLGPKLTVPHPRFRRDTEQKACPPGKEPDMVDENLIFYQNWELEACVDGPMLASQMDLVNGIPFTYEQLNIFKHKLDKTYPQGYPESLIQQLGHFFRYVTPEDIHQWNVTSPDTVKTLLKVSKGQKMDAQVTSTSWGMWPGSQCIFPCPTVLSGFFPQVIALVTCYLRGGGQLDEDIVKALGDIPLSYLCDFNPQDLHSIPSSVMWLVGPQDLDKCSQRHLGILYQKACSAFQNVSRLEYFEKIRTFLGGASMEDLRALSQHNVSIDIATFKRLPVDSLVGLSVAEVQKLLGPHVVDLKTEEDKSPVWDWLFWQQQKDLDRLGLGLQGGIPNGYLVLDVNVREAFSSGAPLLGPGFVFAWIPILLPALSPS
- the LOC116077383 gene encoding mesothelin isoform X3: MALPIAQLLLGSCGSPICSRSFLLLLLSLGWMPLLQTQTTRTSQEAALLHAVNGTADFASLPTGLFLGLTCGEVSGLSTKHAKGLAMAVRQRNVTLRVHQLRCLARRLPKHLTNEELDALPRDLLLFLNPAMFPGQACAYFFSLISKADVDVLPRRSLERQRLLMEALKCQGVYGFQVSEADVRALGGLACDLPGKFVAKSSEVLLPWLAGCRGSLDPGQEKAVREVLRSGRAPYGPPPKWSVSTLDALQGLLAVLDESIVLSTPKDVIAEWLQRISRDPSGLGPKLTVPHPRFRRDTEQKACPPGKEPDMVDENLIFYQNWELEACVDGPMLASQMDLVNGIPFTYEQLNIFKHKLDKTYPQGYPESLIQQLGHFFRYVTPEDIHQWNVTSPDTVKTLLKVSKGQKMDAQVIALVTCYLRGGGQLDEDIVKALGDIPLSYLCDFNPQDLHSIPSSVMWLVGPQDLDKCSQRHLGILYQKACSAFQNVSRLEYFEKIRTFLGGASMEDLRALSQHNVSIDIATFKRLPVDSLVGLSVAEVQKLLGPHVVDLKTEEDKSPVWDWLFWQQQKDLDRLGLGLQGGIPNGYLVLDVNVREAFSSGAPLLGPGFVFAWIPILLPALSPS
- the LOC116077383 gene encoding mesothelin isoform X1, yielding MALPIAQLLLGSCGSPICSRSFLLLLLSLGWMPLLQTQTTRTSQEAALLHAVNGTADFASLPTGLFLGLTCGEVSGLSTKHAKGLAMAVRQRNVTLRVHQLRCLARRLPKHLTNEELDALPRDLLLFLNPAMFPGQACAYFFSLISKADVDVLPRRSLERQRLLMEALKCQGVYGFQVSEADVRALGGLACDLPGKFVAKSSEVLLPWLAGCRGSLDPGQEKAVREVLRSGRAPYGPPPKWSVSTLDALQGLLAVLDESIVLSTPKDVIAEWLQRISRDPSGLGPKLTVPHPRFRRDTEQKACPPGKEPDMVDENLIFYQNWELEACVDGPMLASQMDLVNGIPFTYEQLNIFKHKLDKTYPQGYPESLIQQLGHFFRYVTPEDIHQWNVTSPDTVKTLLKVSKGQKMDAQVTSTSWGMWPGSQCIFPCPTVLSGFFPQVIALVTCYLRGGGQLDEDIVKALGDIPLSYLCDFNPQDLHSIPSSVMWLVGPQDLDKCSQRHLGILYQKACSAFQNVSRLEYFEKIRTFLGGASMEDLRALSQHNVSIDIATFKRLPVDSLVGLSVAEVQKLLGPHVVDLKTEEDKSPVWDWLFWQQQKDLDRLGLGLQGGIPNGYLVLDVNVREAFSSGAPLLGPGFVFAWIPILLPALSPS